Proteins from a genomic interval of Triticum aestivum cultivar Chinese Spring unplaced genomic scaffold, IWGSC CS RefSeq v2.1 scaffold16154, whole genome shotgun sequence:
- the LOC123172680 gene encoding mannose-specific lectin CML-2-like, with the protein MATAASHARSSILVSVCAGCFLLLCLPCDAAASPLSFSFDFSNKSTFSSRIQVMGDALQQDNLVDLTVDTSYRRGIHYLKGRMSYVDPVPFFDGTTHELTSFVTHFTFAIKPIPGEIRGDGMAFFLSSFPPTVPANSTGGNLGLIVQGDGNALGADRFVAIVFKTFNSSDHIGIDINSASSSKNETALPDFSLNGSMTACITLNGTTGMIDASLQFNDNRSLGPFKVSYQLPDPSSLLPPEVAVGFSAGTGDYSERHQIMSWSFTTTLPQRKGLQSKTLRSMATRGPDPSLHIVCQSITNFILKTTNMSNTLILRRLVMYLISCTNNEFSDLFASLA; encoded by the exons ATGGCGACGGCGGCTTCGCATGCACGCAGCAGCATCCTCGTTTCCGTTTGCGCTGggtgcttcctcctcctctgcttgcCGTGTGATGCTGCCGCCTCGCCTCTCTCCTTCAGCTTCGACTTCTCCAACAAATCCACCTTCAGCTCACGAATCCAGGTCATGGGCGACGCGCTCCAGCAAGACAACCTGGTCGACCTCACGGTGGACACCTCGTACAGGCGTGGCATCCACTATCTCAAGGGGCGGATGTCGTACGTCGACCCTGTGCCCTTCTTTGACGGCACCACCCACGAGCTGACGAGCTTCGTCACGCACTTCACCTTCGCGATCAAGCCCATCCCAGGGGAGATAAGGGGGGACGGCATGGCTTTCTTCCTCTCCAGCTTCCCGCCGACGGTGCCGGCCAACTCGACCGGGGGCAACCTTGGCCTCATTGTCCAGGGTGACGGCAACGCCTTGGGCGCAGACCGGTTCGTCGCCATCGTGTTCAAGACGTTCAACAGCTCGGACCACATCGGCATCGACATCAACTCTGCCTCGTCCTCCAAAAATGAAACAGCCTTGCCCGACTTCAGCCTGAATGGCTCCATGACGGCGTGCATCACTCTTAATGGCACCACCGGGATGATCGATGCCTCCCTGCAGTTTAACGACAACCGTTCCCTTGGTCCCTTTAAGGTTAGTTATCAACTACCCGATCCATCGTCCTTGCTCCCGCCGGAGGTGGCGGTGGGGTTCTCTGCAGGCACAGGCGACTACTCCGAGCGCCATCAGATAATGTCCTGGTCCTTCACCACAACTCTTCCTCAACGCAAAG GATTACAATCAAAGACGTTAAGATCAATGGCTACCCGAGGGCCAGACCCAAGCCTGCATATAGTTTGCCAAAGCATCACTAACTTTATTTTGAAAACGACTAACATGAGTAATACACTAATTCTACGGAGACTCGTCATGTACTTGATCTCATGCACCAACAACGAATTCAGCGATCTGTTCGCATCGCTTGCTTGA
- the LOC123172679 gene encoding B3 domain-containing protein Os06g0194400 encodes MAESNSYEEQRRRQMEENRRKLEELRLHHLSAAVREAAARPKPNPNPRPKRKAPEPGELRRSGRVAGLPEQPNYLDGAEQRGYRGVYEAYAVRKGPTDEERAGAVAKAEELQRRIHRTRCPAFVKPMSHSLAMNAVQMLIPKDFFKYLPEHDEAVVVVDEADDEFHMMYNAHRKGKHCHYYLDKGWKGFAFDHDLADGDCLVFHMTERAMFKVYIFRANPDYESNQTSDDSEDEE; translated from the exons ATGGCGGAATCGAACTCGTACGAGGAGCAGCGCCGGCGGCAGATGGAGGAGAACCGCCGGAAGCTGGAGGAGCTCCGCCTGCACCACCTCTCCGCCGCCGTCCGCGAGGCCGCCGCCAGGCCCAAGCCCAACCCCAACCCCAGGCCG AAGCGCAAGGCCCCGGAgcccggcgagctccggcggtcCGGCCGCGTCGCGGGCCTCCCGGAGCAGCCCAACTACCTCGACGGCGCAGAGCAGCGCGGCTACCGTGGAGTCTACGAGGCATACGCTGTTCGGAAAGGGCCGACCGACGAGGAGAGGGCCGGCGCCGTCGCCAAGGCGGAGGAGCTCCAGCGCCGGATCCACCGCACCCGCTGCCCCGCCTTCGTCAAGCCCATGTCCCACAGCCTCGCCATGAATGCAGTCCAGATG CTAATCCCCAAGGACTTCTTCAAGTATCTCCCGGAGCATGATGAGGCGGTCGTGGTGGTGGATGAGGCGGATGACGAGTTCCACATGATGTACAATGCCCACAGAAAGGGCAAACACTGTCACTACTACCTCGACAAGGGGTGGAAAGGGTTCGCCTTCGACCATGACCTTGCCGATGGCGATTGCTTGGTTTTCCACATGACAGAGAGGGCAATGTTCAAG GTCTACATTTTTAGAGCAAACCCAGACTATGAAAGCAACCAAACTTCTgatgactctgaggatgaagagtAA